CCTTCCTCTGTTAATGACGTAATTGGCAAGCTCTTCACATTGTTCTTCAAGGACTACGGCTAACGTATCCCGTTCAATCCGTGTGCGTTCGACTGCGATCAATCTTTCTTCCGGAGTTAAAGGGGCTGGAACCGATTCTCGCGAACTGTGGTGGCTTCCGCCTAATCCAGTATCATCTGGTACTCCAGGGACTTGACCAGTTAAATTTGGCATAGTCCTACCAGTTGTCGATTCTGATGCAGCCATGATGAAGCAGAAAGGAAATTATTCAAGTTGACACTGCCAACAAAAGGCGGACAACTTTCGATGAAACGATGTAAATCGACGTGCCTGACAAGGTGTCGACGATTTATCTAAACGAAATGTAACGacgaacaaaatttaaatcgaCGCGCCTCAAAAGGTACCGACGATTCAATTAAAACGAAATACAACGATGAACGAAATTTAAATCGACGCGCCTCAAAGGTACCGACGATTTAATTAAAACGAACTGGAACGATGaacgaaatttaaatcatttcacTTTTATATTGATGACTTAATATCCATCAAAGGACAATTACATCAATcaggaaaatttattttttgttgacgaTCCGATGAGCCTTTTCGGGACGGAACAGCTCGCTGGAAGCGACGTGACGGACGGCCTTGGTCTTCGTGTTTCGGATTCTCCAATTTCTTACTGGAGGTTCTTGTTCCTTCTCGACTTGGGGCTCTTCTTCCGGTTGATAGTCGCAATCACCAACTTCGCTGCGCACCGTGCAATCTTCTAATCGCGGAATGAACTCGTCCTCTTCGGATTCCGGATATCCTGGAGGTGTGATAGAGCGCTGCCGAAGACGAACTGGCCTGGGACTGTATGGATGATAAAAACGATCCTTGCCAGTTGGTGGAATGAAGTCGGAAGGTTTCACGACGGCCGGACGAGACGAACGAGATGGAGGTTGCTTATTGACAACCGGAATTCTTGACCTACTCGGACGATCTTGAGCTGGACGCGGACGTTGATCAGGTTGACTTGCTCGTTCGGGTCGTTGCAATCGCGACGGTTTTCCAGTAAGGTCACGGCTCCAAGGATTTCGGAAATTATCCAAACGAATCCGTTGAGGTTCAATTCGATCCGGCACTGGAATATTAACTTCTTTTCCGGAAGGTTCCAATGGTGGAGGCTCTTTAAGTGgagatgaaatttaaataaacgcacgaaaaaatttttaaatctataAATTAAATACGATTCATCTCAGGATTCATTTTGGCAGCTTGTTGCCTTCTTTGTTCCACAATCCTTCGAGTAGTCTCTTCTGCCCGTTCATGAAAACCGACTTCTCTGTCGATTATGTGTTGCCGATGGAGAAGGGCTTGGCGgaatagttttcttttaaGCTTCCACCTGGCCTTAGAGGCCGGACTGTTCTTCCCGCGAGGAATGGTGAAGCTGCAGCTGGCTGGATGAAAAGgcgaaaccaaaaaattcaattaattgaCGGCCCTGAAAAGGTATCGACAATTAACTGCACAAAAGAAACGATCCAAAGAAATGTAAATCGACGCGCCTAAAAAGGTTCCGACGATTTCATTTATAATAAACGAACGAAAAGATAATGCACGAACGAAACGATCCGAAGAGATGTAAATCGACGCGCCTAAAAAGGTTCCGACGATTTCATTTATAATGTACGGAcgaaaaattaagaatgacGATTCAAATCGAATAATTACGAACTAGATCCGCTTTGCCGAAGCGATCTAGCAGAAAAAGACGCAATGAAAAAATAGACGATCGATGAGTGAGCTGGATAGCTTTGTGTGGCGATCCAGCGACGAAAAGACGAGACGAATAATATACGAGGGACGATTATGAGCTGGGCAACTTTGCCGAAGCGATCCAGCAGCGAACGGACGAAACGAAAAGTAGACGAGGTACGATGATGAGCTGAATAGCTTTCGTGGCGATCCAGCGACGAAAAGACGATACGAATAATAAATGAGGAACGATTATGAGCTGGGCAACTTTGCCGAAGCGATCCAGcatcaaaaggaagaaacgaaAAGTCGACGATGACAAGTGAGCTGGACAGCTTGTGTGGCGATCCAGCAGCAAAAAGACGGAACGAAAAATATACGATGAACGATGACGAGCTGGACAACTTTGCCAAAGtgatccagcagcagacggacGAGACGAAAGGTAGACGATTATCGATTATGAGCCGGACGGCTTTGCCGAAGCAATCCAGCAATAAACGGACGAAACGACGAGTCGAAGATTAACGATGAGTGAGCTGGACAGCTTGCCTTGTCGATCCAGCAGCCCAAGAAGACGAATCGAAAGTATACGATGAACGATTATGAGCCGGACGGCTTTGCCGAAGCAATCCAgcaacgaacgaacgaagcgaaaacgacgatgatgattaaGCTGGACAGCTTGTTGTGGCGATCCAGCagcaaaaagagacgaaaagTCGGCGCGCGCGATGAAAAAGTTAAAGATTACGATGTGAACCACTTTGCCGTAGCGGTTCAGcagcaaaaaatataaaacaaaaagtcgaTGAACGATGATAAGCTGGATAGCTTTGCCAAAACGCTCCAGCAGAAAACGGACGATGGAAGACGCGaatgatgaaaaattgaagattACGGCGTGAACCACTTTGCCGTAGCGGTTCAGCAAAAAGACACAGAAATTACGGGAAAATTACGGCCAGGCTCTTCTTTGCCGTAGCaaaaatgcaaaacaaaaattatggaAATGGTGATTACGGCCTGGCTCTTCTTTGCCGTAGCAGTACggcaaaacacacacaaatttgggcaaaataagaagaaagacgAGAAATGACTTTGGAATCGACGCGCCTAAAAGGTACCGACGATCCCACGACTGACCAACCTCGACAGGTCGGACAAATCAGCCAAACGGATACTcacaaataaatgaagaaaaagtagGCGGCACGGCCACCAAGATTCGCAGCAACGGGATGATATGGGCCGATCAGATGCGCGAACACGGCCACAGGGATGACAACGGCCGTACAGCAAAAAAACG
This DNA window, taken from Daphnia pulex isolate KAP4 chromosome 2, ASM2113471v1, encodes the following:
- the LOC124203692 gene encoding uncharacterized protein LOC124203692; protein product: MNPEMNQPPPLEPSGKEVNIPVPDRIEPQRIRLDNFRNPWSRDLTGKPSRLQRPERASQPDQRPRPAQDRPSRSRIPVVNKQPPSRSSRPAVVKPSDFIPPTGKDRFYHPYSPRPVRLRQRSITPPGYPESEEDEFIPRLEDCTVRSEVGDCDYQPEEEPQVEKEQEPPVRNWRIRNTKTKAVRHVASSELFRPEKAHRIVNKK